A genome region from Manihot esculenta cultivar AM560-2 chromosome 5, M.esculenta_v8, whole genome shotgun sequence includes the following:
- the LOC110615582 gene encoding uncharacterized membrane protein At1g75140 produces the protein MANTHKGKYLSFLYLLFILASISVNFSSSIATVLDHDEHHSPYHEPEKQEVLLHKLEELVRNLSEVVARLETKLSESAKVVVPLEGSQNLEQDRVNQIKSDGKRSVVNVKEEDIEGKTRDGDTARAVSVTKYSPIWSERFQFVSAVKLDSDATCINVLPFRDYEGLSKYVAVGDDQGRVYVFSRNGDVLIDFQTHIDSPVTALVSYLSVYKNECIVATGHRNGVVLVHKVHESLNGEEWGSLSMENVGKFMPDDHLEGLAVTLLEVHHVGRSRYILSSDVGGKIRVFRENGTVHGSAMPTSRPLAFLKQRLLFLTESGAGSLDLRSMKVRESECEGLNHTLVRNYVFDATERSKAYGFTSEGDLIHVLLLGDVMNFKCRVRSKRKFDMDEPIAMQAIKGYLLVVNEEKIFAYNVSTQHYVRVGGPRLLFAAGLDEIRSSFLNYQVVDETNGRRLIPLIASDREKLVVIGLGSGYVGMYRSNLPVFKGEFNTMLWTSPVLFFILFLFVAWHFFAKKKEALTSWGPDDPFSSTSTTTGVPLGSSTGERTFADSSSRRDELMDLRAGGLRGPSMRYVSPSRYPAGTTGSFNTATADTNARPTSVDPNYRASSELKYRGPALESKVFPIRRENLYANNKGVDESS, from the coding sequence ATGGCGAACACTCACAAAGGCAAgtatctttcttttctctattTGCTTTTCATTTTGGCTTCGATTTCGGTAAACTTCTCTAGCTCAATCGCAACCGTACTCGATCACGATGAACATCACTCTCCTTATCATGAACCTGAGAAGCAGGAAGTTTTATTGCATAAACTTGAAGAATTAGTGAGGAATCTCAGTGAAGTAGTTGCTAGATTAGAGACAAAATTGTCGGAGTCTGCTAAAGTAGTGGTACCTTTAGAGGGTAGTCAGAATCTTGAACAAGATAGAGTTAATCAGATAAAATCTGATGGTAAAAGATCTGTTGTTAATGTCAAAGAAGAGGATATCGAGGGAAAAACTCGGGATGGGGACACGGCGAGAGCGGTTTCAGTTACAAAGTATAGTCCAATTTGGTCAGAGAGGTTTCAGTTTGTGTCTGCTGTAAAATTAGATTCAGATGCAACTTGTATTAACGTTTTGCCATTTCGAGATTATGAGGGTCTTAGTAAGTATGTTGCTGTTGGGGATGATCAAGGCAgagtttatgtgttttcaaGGAATGGGGATGTGTTGATTGATTTTCAGACACACATTGATTCGCCTGTTACAGCACTAGTATCATACTTGTCTGTTTATAAGAATGAGTGTATTGTTGCGACAGGACATCGGAATGGTGTGGTTTTGGTGCACAAAGTTCATGAAAGTCTGAATGGAGAAGAATGGGGATCATTGTCTATGGAAAATGTAGGCAAGTTTATGCCCGACGATCATTTAGAAGGTTTAGCTGTAACTCTATTGGAAGTGCATCATGTTGGGAGATCGAGGTATATCTTGTCGTCGGATGTTGGTGGGAAGATTCGTGTTTTTAGAGAAAATGGGACAGTTCATGGTTCTGCTATGCCCACAAGCAGGCCACTTGCATTCTTGAAGCAAAGGCTTTTGTTCTTGACGGAGAGTGGTGCAGGGTCACTTGATTTAAGGAGCATGAAAGTCAGGGAATCGGAATGCGAAGGATTGAATCATACTCTTGTTAGGAATTATGTTTTTGATGCTACTGAACGGTCTAAAGCATATGGATTTACATCGGAGGGTGATTTGATTCATGTATTATTGTTAGGAGATGTAATGAACTTCAAATGCAGGGTTAGATCCAAAAGAAAGTTTGACATGGATGAACCCATTGCAATGCAAGCTATTAAGGGGTATTTGCTTGTTGTCAACGAAGAGAAGATTTTCGCCTATAATGTTTCGACTCAGCATTATGTTAGGGTTGGTGGACCTCGGCTTCTGTTTGCTGCTGGTTTGGATGAGATCAGATCGTCATTTCTAAATTATCAAGTGGTGGATGAAACCAATGGCAGGAGGTTAATACCCTTAATAGCCAGTGACCGTGAAAAACTCGTCGTTATTGGCCTTGGAAGTGGGTATGTGGGAATGTACCGCTCTAATCTTCCGGTATTTAAAGGAGAATTCAATACAATGCTATGGACAAGTCCTGTGTTGTTCTTCATACTCTTTCTATTCGTAGCATGGCACTTCTTTGCTAAGAAGAAGGAAGCACTCACATCCTGGGGACCGGATGATCCTTTTAGCTCGACATCTACCACAACTGGAGTGCCATTAGGATCAAGCACTGGGGAGAGAACATTTGCCGATTCTTCTTCGAGAAGAGATGAACTTATGGACTTAAGGGCTGGTGGTTTGAGAGGTCCGTCAATGAGGTACGTTTCACCTTCACGATATCCTGCAGGAACAACCGGCTCCTTTAACACGGCCACTGCTGATACCAACGCTAGACCTACTTCTGTTGATCCTAATTATAGAGCATCTTCTGAGCTAAAGTATAGGGGTCCGGCTTTGGAATCTAAAGTGTTTCCTATCAGAAGGGAGAATCTATATGCAAACAATAAGGGTGTTGATGAAAGCAGTTGA